From the genome of Varibaculum prostatecancerukia, one region includes:
- the cydC gene encoding thiol reductant ABC exporter subunit CydC — MSKKPGFLDRWRPTKGDTEDLNQNLPGQTSVAEAGEAAGSPAPDKVGTRQLIAWLLSLAHPVLKPLYISGAARLLDQGLGIGLITFGVYRVSAAVVEIAGGGAFPMSYLWVSIAVMAALAFLKAFFRYLEQFAGHYVAFKALEILRQEMFLRLAPQSPACMVGAKSGDLLARITGDIDRIEVFFAHTLVPAFSALIIPLGVSILTGFLVSPLSGALLFLIYLATLTSLALLGGGEGNRAADASASAKGQVSQSVTDSVNGISEVVGYGLQRTRIIQLERYMSIDGAASRALTSLYALRRALTQSGMYLAALAVIWVGMPASTDFTALAPALAAVFAVLRSWEVCRGVEDFSTFLANSFAAARRVWQVANTAPQVPTGGKQLPAAPFPIIFEDVSFTYPQSGKQISAPAALSDISFTIPAGSWTAICGATGSGKSTLARLLLRYWDVDSGQILLGKLPLSEVDPEALRRAIPLVTQRIHIFSASIADNLRLAKPDAEEEQLWQVLKIVELDQTVADLPAGLKTRVGKHGGALSGGQRQRLALARALLSDSPVLVLDEFTAHLEPQLAERLRSRVRELRPQATIIEITHTLRQVEEADQVLVLSRGKLVEQGAPKQVLAQAGELAKLVAHERDAEFTLGQENSDK; from the coding sequence GTGAGCAAAAAACCGGGATTCTTAGACCGCTGGCGCCCTACTAAAGGAGATACAGAAGATCTCAATCAAAACCTACCTGGGCAAACATCTGTGGCCGAAGCCGGTGAAGCAGCAGGGTCGCCCGCACCTGACAAGGTGGGAACCCGCCAGCTTATTGCCTGGTTGCTGAGCCTGGCTCACCCAGTGCTAAAACCCTTGTACATATCGGGGGCGGCCCGGTTATTAGACCAGGGACTAGGCATCGGCTTGATAACTTTCGGGGTTTACCGAGTTAGCGCCGCAGTGGTAGAAATCGCTGGCGGCGGCGCCTTTCCAATGTCTTATCTTTGGGTGAGCATTGCGGTGATGGCCGCTTTAGCGTTCCTGAAAGCATTTTTCCGTTACCTGGAACAGTTCGCTGGACACTATGTAGCCTTCAAAGCCTTGGAGATCTTGCGGCAAGAAATGTTCTTGCGGCTGGCGCCCCAATCCCCGGCCTGTATGGTGGGGGCGAAAAGCGGGGACCTGTTGGCTCGTATCACCGGGGATATTGACCGGATCGAAGTGTTCTTTGCTCACACCCTGGTTCCGGCTTTCAGCGCCCTGATAATCCCGCTCGGGGTTTCGATTCTGACCGGCTTTTTGGTTTCCCCCCTCAGCGGCGCCCTCCTATTCCTTATCTACCTAGCAACTCTGACTTCCTTAGCCCTGCTGGGTGGGGGAGAAGGAAACCGGGCTGCCGATGCCTCTGCCAGCGCCAAAGGACAGGTTTCGCAGTCCGTAACCGATTCAGTCAACGGGATTAGCGAGGTTGTCGGCTATGGTTTGCAGCGCACCAGGATTATCCAACTAGAACGCTATATGTCGATTGATGGTGCCGCCTCCCGCGCTTTGACCTCGCTATATGCGCTGCGTCGCGCCCTGACGCAAAGCGGAATGTATCTGGCAGCCCTAGCGGTGATTTGGGTGGGGATGCCGGCGTCAACAGATTTCACCGCGCTCGCACCCGCCCTGGCTGCCGTATTCGCGGTGCTGCGCTCTTGGGAGGTTTGCCGGGGGGTGGAAGATTTCTCTACTTTTTTGGCCAACTCTTTCGCGGCGGCTCGCCGAGTTTGGCAAGTTGCCAACACCGCTCCCCAGGTGCCCACGGGAGGTAAGCAGCTACCAGCGGCACCTTTCCCGATCATTTTCGAGGACGTATCTTTCACCTATCCCCAAAGCGGAAAACAGATTTCGGCGCCTGCGGCGCTCAGCGATATTTCCTTTACTATTCCTGCCGGTTCCTGGACGGCTATCTGCGGGGCGACCGGGAGCGGAAAATCTACCTTGGCCAGGTTATTGCTGCGTTATTGGGATGTAGATAGCGGACAGATCCTCTTGGGTAAGTTGCCGCTAAGCGAGGTAGATCCGGAAGCTCTTCGCCGCGCCATTCCTCTGGTTACTCAGCGGATCCACATTTTTTCGGCTTCGATTGCCGATAATTTGCGGCTGGCCAAACCTGACGCGGAAGAGGAACAGCTTTGGCAAGTGCTGAAAATCGTGGAACTGGATCAGACGGTCGCAGATCTACCCGCAGGTTTAAAAACCCGGGTTGGAAAACATGGCGGGGCGCTTTCTGGGGGGCAGCGGCAAAGATTGGCGTTGGCCAGAGCGCTGCTTTCTGATTCCCCCGTCTTGGTGTTAGATGAGTTCACAGCGCATTTAGAACCGCAGTTAGCGGAGCGGCTGCGTAGCCGGGTGCGCGAGCTTCGCCCGCAGGCCACCATTATTGAAATCACCCACACCTTGCGACAAGTGGAGGAAGCTGACCAGGTGTTGGTGCTTTCCCGGGGCAAGTTAGTAGAACAGGGCGCTCCGAAGCAGGTGCTGGCGCAGGCAGGTGAACTGGCGAAGTTAGTTGCCCACGAACGGGATGCAGAGTTCACTTTAGGGCAAGAAAATTCGGATAAGTAG
- a CDS encoding ABC transporter ATP-binding protein/permease, with protein MAKKLSISRPAGTVAIIASVLLTLVSVMLAAGFMILLGSAFGQAFSGKSFSGQLSGLIVLAIGIGGCEGTRIAIEQRSVHKEQVALQSRLLRSYFHQGPGVLARRNAGSLVDMMTAGTEKIQRYRQAFLGSMIGAMLSPLLVLGLMALFIDPWCALILLAFVPLVPIIIFVFSKLTRKVSSKSRRRRNQLAAAYLDAISGLETLSLLGATDSRGEELAKAGEENRLSTMRLLAANQLILLVIDMGFNLLLLTCGFALTLWKVLNASWGSDITVIAPVVSMLGLTLLLLEPMNKIGAFFYVGMAGMANQRLVRAFLSGKAPSHPQRKTGKKTASTFVKAVSAGSEGQAEDAATSGAASAQGSVSTQKVESGQDCGSEQEWGSNQTRDPKTDTSEVLLAAHGVSFAYPGGKPVLSELNLKVKSGEWAAICGASGAGKSTLMELVKGNLLPSKGAINLQGRLLETGSREWFRRQSALVLQRTWIFSGTIRSNLMMVSPRASEKQLWDCLQQARLDQEISSFPQGLDTPVGEEGYALSGGQAQRLSLARALLSGRNLLLLDEPTSQIDLESEAAITQALAEVAREKTIVLLTHRASALANADRVLYLNNGALEEVTP; from the coding sequence ATGGCGAAAAAACTGTCAATTTCCCGTCCGGCGGGGACAGTAGCGATTATCGCCAGCGTGCTCCTAACTTTGGTTTCAGTCATGTTGGCTGCCGGGTTCATGATTTTGCTGGGCAGTGCTTTTGGGCAAGCCTTTTCGGGGAAAAGTTTCTCCGGGCAGCTCAGCGGCTTGATTGTCCTAGCTATTGGGATCGGAGGCTGCGAGGGGACGCGAATCGCGATTGAGCAGCGTTCGGTCCATAAAGAACAGGTGGCCTTGCAGTCGCGTCTTTTGCGTAGCTATTTTCACCAAGGACCCGGAGTTCTTGCCCGCCGTAACGCTGGTTCTCTGGTCGATATGATGACTGCCGGTACCGAAAAAATTCAGCGCTACCGCCAGGCATTCCTGGGCTCCATGATAGGAGCGATGCTCAGTCCTCTGCTGGTGCTGGGGCTCATGGCGTTGTTTATCGACCCCTGGTGTGCCTTGATTCTGCTGGCTTTTGTTCCCCTGGTTCCGATCATTATTTTTGTGTTCTCCAAATTGACCCGGAAAGTTTCTAGTAAATCGCGGCGGCGGCGCAACCAGCTGGCTGCCGCCTACCTGGACGCTATTTCCGGTTTAGAAACTTTAAGCCTGCTGGGCGCTACCGACTCGCGGGGGGAAGAACTAGCGAAAGCCGGGGAAGAAAACCGGCTTTCTACTATGCGCTTGCTGGCGGCCAACCAGCTAATCTTGCTGGTGATTGATATGGGATTCAATCTCTTGCTGCTTACCTGCGGGTTCGCCCTCACCCTCTGGAAGGTTCTCAATGCTTCATGGGGCTCCGATATCACCGTGATCGCTCCCGTGGTTTCCATGTTGGGATTGACGTTGCTGCTATTGGAACCGATGAATAAAATCGGCGCCTTCTTCTATGTGGGGATGGCGGGGATGGCGAATCAACGCCTGGTGCGCGCCTTCTTAAGCGGGAAAGCGCCCTCGCATCCGCAGCGGAAAACTGGAAAGAAAACTGCTTCTACCTTCGTAAAGGCGGTTTCAGCGGGATCGGAAGGTCAGGCGGAGGATGCCGCTACCTCCGGTGCAGCTAGCGCGCAAGGCTCAGTTAGCACCCAAAAAGTAGAAAGCGGGCAAGATTGCGGCAGTGAGCAAGAGTGGGGTAGTAACCAGACCCGAGATCCTAAAACAGATACCTCTGAAGTGCTGCTTGCTGCCCACGGAGTAAGTTTTGCTTACCCCGGTGGCAAGCCCGTCCTTAGCGAACTTAATTTGAAAGTTAAAAGTGGGGAATGGGCGGCCATCTGCGGGGCTTCTGGAGCAGGAAAATCTACCCTAATGGAACTGGTTAAAGGCAACCTGTTGCCCAGTAAAGGCGCTATTAACCTGCAAGGACGTCTCTTGGAAACGGGTAGTAGGGAGTGGTTTAGAAGACAATCTGCGCTGGTACTCCAACGCACCTGGATTTTTAGTGGCACGATTCGCTCTAACTTGATGATGGTTTCTCCGCGGGCCAGTGAAAAGCAGCTGTGGGATTGTCTCCAGCAGGCGCGTCTGGACCAGGAAATTAGTTCTTTCCCGCAAGGACTAGATACCCCGGTGGGGGAGGAGGGCTATGCGCTTTCCGGGGGGCAAGCCCAGCGGCTATCGCTAGCGCGGGCGTTGCTGTCTGGACGAAACTTGCTGCTCCTGGATGAGCCAACCTCGCAGATAGATTTGGAGTCCGAAGCGGCGATTACCCAGGCGCTCGCGGAGGTGGCGCGAGAAAAAACCATCGTACTACTCACCCACCGTGCCAGCGCTCTGGCTAACGCCGACCGAGTCCTCTACCTCAATAATGGCGCTTTAGAGGAGGTGACACCGTGA
- a CDS encoding LytR C-terminal domain-containing protein has product MNQTQVSPGGEKDLYQSEMAASSDTTDPLANLSPYQRYVRRRQQRETMVFTIIGSVMAGLLVLSILVGFGILPFPFFNDFKQAPQYAQAGDVPCPTSEKAVPLDKMEVHVVNGTDVSGLAGKVAAGLKERGIPVKDIGNITTGSYEGNVQIITGPTGVNVAYTLARAFEDAEIVLDPRPTSDVTVTIGSRYSDMVTPEKFKGIAQKNLEEIDGCKLVQIA; this is encoded by the coding sequence ATGAATCAAACCCAGGTGAGCCCGGGCGGCGAAAAAGACTTGTACCAGTCAGAAATGGCGGCGTCCTCTGATACCACTGACCCGCTGGCAAATCTTAGCCCCTACCAGCGTTATGTACGTCGCCGTCAGCAACGTGAAACCATGGTTTTCACTATTATCGGCTCGGTGATGGCCGGCCTCTTGGTGCTTTCCATTCTGGTCGGATTCGGGATTTTACCTTTCCCGTTCTTCAATGACTTCAAACAGGCTCCCCAATATGCCCAGGCCGGCGATGTTCCCTGCCCGACCTCTGAAAAAGCGGTTCCCCTTGACAAAATGGAAGTCCATGTAGTCAACGGTACCGATGTTTCCGGGCTGGCCGGCAAAGTAGCCGCGGGGTTAAAGGAGCGGGGCATCCCGGTGAAAGATATTGGAAATATCACCACCGGATCCTATGAGGGCAATGTCCAGATCATTACTGGCCCGACCGGGGTTAACGTTGCTTACACTTTGGCGCGTGCCTTCGAGGACGCAGAAATCGTTTTAGATCCGCGACCTACTTCTGATGTGACCGTGACTATCGGGTCTCGCTATTCCGATATGGTTACCCCAGAAAAGTTCAAAGGTATCGCCCAAAAGAATCTTGAGGAGATTGACGGCTGTAAGCTGGTGCAGATCGCCTAA